A window of Halobellus sp. LT62 contains these coding sequences:
- a CDS encoding transcription factor: MAFEELLNDPVIQKYLHELVGPTGMPVAAAPPDGEVTDEELAEELGLELNDVRRALFILYENDLAEYRRVRDEDSGWLTYLWTFHYENIPENLQEEMLRLLDALEERLEYERNHEFYLSEPAGIRFEFSEAMEQGFQCPETGAPLEPMENDDMVESMELRIEELRDELNVDVGRDD, encoded by the coding sequence ATGGCTTTTGAGGAGCTGCTGAACGACCCTGTCATCCAGAAGTACCTCCACGAGCTCGTCGGACCGACGGGGATGCCGGTGGCGGCGGCCCCTCCGGACGGCGAGGTGACCGACGAGGAACTCGCCGAGGAGCTGGGTCTGGAGCTCAACGACGTCCGGCGGGCGCTCTTTATCCTCTATGAGAACGACTTGGCCGAGTACCGCCGGGTTCGCGACGAGGATTCGGGATGGCTCACCTACCTCTGGACGTTCCACTACGAGAACATCCCGGAGAACCTCCAAGAGGAGATGCTTCGGCTGCTCGACGCGCTGGAGGAGCGACTCGAGTACGAACGGAACCACGAGTTCTACCTCTCCGAGCCCGCGGGTATCCGTTTCGAGTTCTCCGAGGCGATGGAACAGGGCTTCCAGTGCCCTGAGACCGGCGCGCCTTTGGAGCCGATGGAGAACGACGACATGGTCGAATCGATGGAGCTGCGGATCGAAGAGCTTCGCGACGAACTCAACGTCGACGTGGGCCGAGACGACTGA
- a CDS encoding DUF2110 family protein, protein MVVLATKCYVDGDARERALDSFDSLVRNEIGDLDVEWTIDVREDDFVDVDLDGEDATIAGNLLAESWGEVTADHEDGETYVGTLDSWDDDGWVLDVGYDNYVRIPADELGLGTGSPSQIRDRFGVVQHTPLRFVAGETPRLADETRDELYDWTREEGHSGRVNVNSATRGEVRATVNRAGHAADIITVERLGLLEQSIVCPESTDPPGLLASIGSYMRSELKCVLTS, encoded by the coding sequence ATGGTCGTTCTCGCAACCAAGTGCTACGTCGACGGCGACGCCCGCGAGCGCGCCCTCGACAGCTTCGACTCGCTCGTCCGCAACGAGATCGGCGACCTCGACGTCGAGTGGACGATCGACGTCCGCGAGGACGACTTCGTCGACGTCGACCTCGACGGAGAAGACGCGACCATCGCCGGAAACCTCCTCGCAGAGTCGTGGGGAGAGGTCACGGCCGACCACGAGGACGGTGAGACGTACGTCGGCACCCTCGACTCGTGGGACGACGACGGCTGGGTTCTCGACGTGGGGTACGACAATTACGTTCGGATTCCGGCCGACGAACTCGGCCTCGGAACCGGGAGCCCCTCGCAGATCCGCGACCGCTTCGGCGTCGTCCAACACACGCCGTTGCGGTTCGTCGCGGGCGAGACGCCGCGGCTCGCCGACGAGACCCGAGACGAGCTGTACGACTGGACCCGAGAGGAGGGACACAGCGGCCGCGTGAACGTCAACAGCGCGACCCGCGGCGAGGTGCGTGCGACGGTCAACCGCGCCGGACACGCCGCCGACATCATCACCGTCGAGCGGCTCGGACTGCTCGAACAGAGCATCGTCTGCCCCGAAAGCACCGATCCACCGGGACTGCTCGCCAGCATCGGCTCGTATATGCGATCGGAACTGAAGTGCGTACTGACATCCTGA
- a CDS encoding DUF5803 family protein: protein MNRRLLLAAGCLALLAVTSGCLGIGTGPVDPEQLDSEPAAAYEWESNRTAHIAIQENTQFRTVLETNSTTVELYREDGFGGTNPLSVEAVRYRYPDGTVLTGTEIREEGGEIRRTRDETVVELPDDAPASGGSLAFTSGGTPKRFTLPTYVDGTYEVVLPPDRRIDFPVFGQVSPRNYEATIDEQSRVHIVWAEPVTTDSISVQFYLQRDLYIFGGIAALVVLVGVGGLLYYRRQIDRLRRQRHEMGIDVEVEDDDDGPPPGMR from the coding sequence ATGAACCGACGACTCCTCCTCGCGGCCGGTTGTCTCGCCCTCCTCGCGGTCACGAGCGGCTGTCTCGGTATCGGAACCGGCCCCGTCGATCCCGAGCAGTTGGACAGCGAGCCAGCGGCCGCCTACGAGTGGGAGAGTAACCGGACTGCCCACATCGCGATCCAAGAGAACACACAGTTCCGCACGGTGCTCGAAACGAACAGTACGACGGTCGAACTGTACCGAGAGGACGGGTTCGGCGGGACGAATCCGCTCTCGGTCGAGGCCGTCCGATACCGCTACCCCGACGGGACGGTGCTCACGGGGACCGAAATCCGTGAGGAGGGCGGTGAGATCCGTCGGACCCGCGATGAGACCGTCGTCGAACTCCCCGACGACGCACCGGCCAGCGGCGGGTCGCTGGCCTTTACGAGCGGGGGGACGCCGAAGCGCTTCACGCTGCCGACGTACGTCGACGGCACCTACGAGGTCGTCCTGCCGCCGGATCGTCGGATCGACTTCCCGGTCTTCGGGCAGGTGTCGCCGCGGAACTACGAGGCGACGATCGACGAACAGAGCCGCGTCCACATCGTCTGGGCGGAGCCCGTGACGACCGACAGCATCTCGGTGCAGTTCTACCTCCAGCGCGACCTCTACATCTTCGGCGGGATCGCCGCGCTCGTCGTCCTCGTCGGCGTCGGCGGGCTCCTGTACTACCGGCGGCAGATCGACCGGCTGCGTCGGCAGCGTCACGAGATGGGCATCGACGTCGAGGTCGAAGACGACGACGACGGGCCACCGCCGGGGATGCGCTGA
- a CDS encoding competence/damage-inducible protein A, producing the protein MRVAIVTVGDELLSGDTVNTNAAWLAEKLTDRGVSVERVTTVPDAVADIARVVNEYRAEHDAVIVTGGLGPTHDDVTMAGVAAAVGRDLEPHEEAREWLLGEGGYSAEGLVDGTTELPARARMLPNTEGVAPGAVVEGIYVLPGVPSEMKAMFERVAGEFSGTETFTAVVDVAEPESELIDRIHEVRTRFDVTVGSYPGDSVRVKFTATDRATAEDAAAWLRSRVDLVDDA; encoded by the coding sequence ATGCGAGTCGCAATCGTCACCGTCGGCGACGAGCTCCTCTCCGGAGACACGGTGAACACGAACGCCGCGTGGTTGGCTGAGAAGCTCACCGACCGCGGCGTCAGCGTCGAGCGCGTCACGACCGTTCCGGACGCCGTCGCCGACATCGCCCGCGTCGTCAACGAGTACCGCGCAGAACACGACGCGGTCATCGTGACGGGCGGGCTCGGCCCCACCCACGACGACGTGACGATGGCTGGCGTCGCCGCCGCGGTCGGTCGCGACCTCGAACCCCACGAGGAGGCCCGCGAGTGGCTGCTCGGGGAGGGCGGCTACTCCGCCGAGGGGTTAGTCGACGGGACGACCGAGCTCCCGGCCCGGGCGCGGATGCTCCCGAACACCGAGGGCGTCGCCCCGGGAGCCGTCGTCGAGGGCATCTACGTCCTCCCGGGCGTCCCGAGCGAGATGAAAGCGATGTTCGAGCGGGTGGCCGGGGAGTTCAGTGGCACGGAGACGTTCACAGCCGTCGTCGACGTCGCCGAGCCGGAGAGCGAGTTGATCGACCGAATCCACGAGGTACGCACGCGTTTCGACGTCACGGTCGGGAGCTATCCGGGCGACTCGGTCCGGGTGAAGTTCACCGCCACCGACCGTGCGACGGCCGAGGACGCGGCCGCGTGGCTCAGATCGCGGGTCGACCTCGTCGACGACGCCTAG
- a CDS encoding ATP-NAD kinase family protein, whose protein sequence is MRIGFAVNPIAGMGGRVGLKGTDGKVEEARRLGAEPRAPDRARRALERLHELDDVELLTWGGAMGADIARQVGFAPEVLGEAGDAEDSTAEDTARAVKAFLAADVDLVLFVGGDGTAADVAEAVEGTETPILGVPAGVKVYSSVFAVSPEDAAHVVATFERTERREVLDIDEDEYREGEVHPELRAIAHVPVAEELQSSKQLGGGNVEALAAGVADDIRASDKTFVLGPGSTVGAIKAELGFEGSPLGVDVWRGGEVLAVDASESEILDALDPEGENVVVVSPIGGQGFVFGRGNPQLSPDVIRRCDVEIVASRSKLDGIGELRVDTDDSDLDAELKGWTKVRIGRFERRMMRIT, encoded by the coding sequence ATGCGAATCGGCTTCGCCGTCAACCCCATCGCGGGGATGGGCGGTCGCGTCGGTCTCAAGGGCACGGACGGGAAGGTCGAGGAGGCGCGCCGCCTCGGCGCGGAGCCGCGCGCGCCGGACCGAGCGAGGCGTGCGCTCGAACGACTCCACGAGCTCGACGATGTCGAACTGCTCACGTGGGGCGGGGCGATGGGAGCCGACATCGCCCGCCAGGTAGGCTTCGCTCCCGAGGTCCTCGGCGAGGCCGGCGACGCCGAGGACTCGACGGCCGAGGACACGGCCCGGGCCGTCAAAGCGTTCCTCGCCGCCGACGTCGACCTCGTGCTCTTCGTCGGCGGCGACGGCACCGCCGCGGACGTCGCGGAGGCAGTAGAGGGAACAGAAACACCGATTCTGGGCGTCCCGGCCGGCGTGAAGGTGTACTCGTCGGTCTTCGCCGTCTCCCCGGAGGACGCCGCGCACGTCGTCGCGACCTTCGAGCGGACCGAGCGGCGAGAGGTGCTCGATATCGACGAGGACGAATACCGCGAGGGGGAAGTCCACCCCGAGTTGCGGGCGATCGCGCACGTCCCCGTCGCCGAAGAGCTCCAGTCGTCGAAACAACTCGGCGGCGGCAACGTGGAAGCGCTCGCGGCGGGCGTCGCCGACGACATCCGCGCGAGCGACAAGACGTTCGTGTTGGGCCCCGGAAGCACCGTCGGCGCGATCAAAGCGGAACTCGGGTTTGAGGGGTCGCCGCTGGGCGTCGACGTGTGGCGCGGCGGCGAGGTGCTCGCCGTCGACGCGAGCGAATCGGAAATCCTGGACGCGCTCGACCCCGAGGGCGAGAACGTCGTCGTCGTCTCCCCGATCGGCGGGCAGGGATTCGTGTTCGGTCGCGGAAATCCCCAACTGTCACCGGACGTGATCCGCCGCTGCGACGTCGAAATCGTCGCCTCGCGCTCGAAGCTCGACGGGATCGGCGAACTCCGGGTCGATACCGACGATTCCGACCTCGACGCCGAACTCAAGGGGTGGACGAAGGTCCGGATCGGTCGCTTCGAGCGGCGGATGATGCGAATCACATAA